The following are from one region of the Candidatus Neomarinimicrobiota bacterium genome:
- a CDS encoding ABC transporter permease subunit — translation MPIATQSYCWLRAEGMWLRIRRITIIEARKILKKKSIWVLVSLLIVFQALLTLFGIGLTGGTALDNGYQISALSVKVSLQFIVLFILVVSLKSISDEVSYGTIKIMLSNSVLRQDVVLSKFLAVCLLSWILVVTVGVVGLVLGGFSAGMSDLKEGEYIIFSSFFLLKNYFYTIILTLLSLPPLVAYSILFSAVIRNPGASVGFGIAIYFLLQVFSESYSIEEYSFTYYIFRPVGEYYRIAHGELHNLLTDLIHLIVSSSFYVVIFIVLAVYLVKRIDFWD, via the coding sequence ATGCCAATAGCGACACAATCTTACTGTTGGTTACGGGCTGAAGGTATGTGGCTGAGAATTCGCAGAATTACTATAATAGAGGCAAGAAAAATACTGAAGAAGAAAAGTATATGGGTGTTAGTCTCTTTGCTGATTGTTTTTCAAGCGCTGTTGACGTTATTCGGGATTGGCCTTACAGGAGGAACTGCTCTGGATAATGGGTATCAGATCAGCGCTTTGTCTGTAAAAGTGTCTTTGCAGTTTATAGTTCTATTCATATTAGTTGTTTCCTTAAAATCTATTTCTGATGAGGTGTCTTATGGAACTATTAAGATCATGCTGTCGAATTCAGTTTTGCGCCAGGATGTTGTTCTCAGCAAATTTCTTGCTGTATGCCTTTTATCTTGGATTCTCGTGGTTACTGTAGGGGTTGTTGGACTTGTGCTGGGTGGTTTTTCTGCCGGGATGAGTGACCTCAAAGAAGGGGAATATATAATTTTTTCGTCATTTTTCCTCTTAAAAAATTATTTTTACACTATCATTCTAACGCTACTATCATTGCCGCCTTTGGTTGCCTATTCTATTCTTTTTTCGGCTGTAATACGGAATCCGGGAGCTTCAGTGGGATTTGGAATAGCTATTTACTTCTTATTGCAGGTTTTTTCGGAAAGTTACTCCATTGAAGAATATTCATTCACATACTATATATTCAGGCCGGTGGGTGAATATTACAGGATTGCCCACGGTGAATTACATAATTTGCTTACGGACTTAATTCATCTGATCGTTTCTTCTTCATTTTATGTAGTGATATTTATAGTTCTGGCAGTCTATTTGGTAAAGAGGATAGATTTTTGGGACTGA